A genomic window from Henningerozyma blattae CBS 6284 chromosome 3, complete genome includes:
- the TBLA0C04530 gene encoding uncharacterized protein (similar to Saccharomyces cerevisiae LSB1 (YGR136W) and PIN3 (YPR154W); ancestral locus Anc_3.501) codes for MSSSLINKSLSTIDTELDFLLKSNAIDKKTYSKIHDLLPRRAPEVPSRQQSNSSKNEEWVEAIYQFDPQQDGDLQLMPGDKILVTEKPSPEWFKGKCNGKVGVFPSNYVRPAFSGSNNEKSRSDAAPPQYQQDDHHISKHSSHQSSMMPPQPYPQQQQVYQAPPPQQQQAYQAPPQQVVVEQAPAKQHHEHKHLKNFGSKLGNAAIFGAGATLGSDLVNSIF; via the coding sequence ATGTCTAGCTCATTAAtcaataaatcattaaGCACTATCGACACTGAATTGGATTTTCTGTTAAAAAGTAATGCGATTGATAAGAAAACCTACTCTAAGATCCATGATTTGTTACCACGTAGAGCCCCTGAAGTCCCAAGCCGTCAACAATCCAATTCCTccaaaaatgaagaatggGTTGAGGCTATCTACCAATTCGATCCACAACAAGATGGTGATTTGCAGTTGATGCCCGGTGATAAGATCTTGGTTACTGAAAAGCCTTCTCCAGAATGGTTTAAAGGTAAATGTAATGGTAAAGTCGGTGTATTCCCTTCTAATTACGTGAGGCCTGCATTTTCAGGTAGTAACAATGAAAAATCTAGAAGCGATGCAGCCCCACCACAGTACCAACAAGACGACCATCATATCTCCAAACACTCTTCACATCAATCTAGCATGATGCCTCCACAACCATACccacaacaacaacaggTATACCAAGCTCCTCCTccacaacaacaacaagcGTATCAAGCTCCTCCACAACAAGTTGTTGTTGAACAAGCTCCTGCTAAACAGCACCACGAACACAAGCACTTGAAGAATTTCGGTAGCAAGCTAGGTAACGCCGCTATTTTCGGTGCTGGTGCCACTTTAGGTTCTGACCTAGTTAACagtattttctaa
- the TBLA0C04540 gene encoding uncharacterized protein (similar to Saccharomyces cerevisiae VPS62 (YGR141W) and YPR157W; ancestral locus Anc_3.505) yields MLVTLAFLLYSSIIWILPNFSSALVIPYIDENILNHFDNDPFNEYIEQNKIKPFNLKKNLPPILTPDKINDENRSLHKDISKIPSYVIDNCPLVHLYSEETYFPDDIKEYTKHFTLKDSDGNSIIDTPLSLQNLTSSYKVIHDDNETIVESNSLYMTSIDDFDKDPTWLLGKQPEYGTGYLKDAPAVLFVVDKGNGWVDAFWFYFYPMNGGPYIMGYGPWGSHVGDWEHSLVRFFKGKPQYLWLSAHSGGTAYQFGAIEKLEKLRHDEDGKLTPEVIERPLIFSARGTHANYASVGQHPHDVPFFFMPLSDFTDRGPLWDPSLNFYSYIYDGNKSVKPMNNQTSELGLNWLLYRGTWGDKQLPAKDPRQKWCPAQWRYIDGPIGPLFKNLQRQSLCQSIKSWKPFNHGCPARRYLKRGNGLTAERNDLIGDNCGVLLYNIRPKWLRSILRFVTWRGVLCNIMEYSTG; encoded by the coding sequence ATGCTTGTGACGCTGGCATTTCTTCTTTACAGCAGTATCATCTGGATACTgccaaatttttcatctgCATTAGTAATCCCATATATCgatgaaaatattctaaatcatTTCGATAATGATCCgtttaatgaatatatagaacaaaataagataaaaccattcaatttgaagaaaaactTACCACCGATCTTGACACCAGATAAgattaatgatgaaaatagaTCGTTACACAAAGATATTTCAAAGATACCTTCGTATGTCATCGATAATTGTCCCTTGGTGCATCTATATTCCGAAGAAACATATTTCCCCGATGATATCAAAGAATACACCAAACATTTTACTCTAAAGGATTCCGATGGGAATTCTATCATAGATACACCATTATCTTTACAAAATTTGACTTCTTCTTATAAAGTGATTCACGATGATAATGAGACTATAGTAGAGAGCAATTCCCTATATATGACTTCCATTGATGATTTTGACAAAGACCCTACTTGGTTATTGGGGAAACAACCAGAATATGGTACTGGTTATTTGAAAGATGCCCCAGCGGTATTGTTTGTTGTCGATAAGGGGAACGGCTGGGTCGATGCATTCTGGTTTTATTTCTACCCAATGAATGGTGGACCCTATATCATGGGTTATGGTCCATGGGGGTCTCATGTGGGTGACTGGGAACATTCCCTAGTGAGATTCTTTAAGGGGAAACCACAGTATCTTTGGTTAAGTGCACATTCCGGTGGAACAGCCTATCAATTTGGtgctattgaaaaattggaaaaattaagaCATGACGAAGATGGGAAATTAACTCCCGAAGTCATTGAAAGACCTTTGATTTTTAGTGCAAGAGGTACTCATGCAAATTATGCATCTGTAGGTCAACATCCTCATGATGTTCCCTTTTTCTTTATGCCATTGAGTGATTTTACTGATAGGGGTCCATTATGGGATCCTTCATTGAATTTCtattcttatatatatgacGGGAATAAATCTGTTAAACCAATGAATAATCAAACTTCGGAATTAGGATTGAATTGGTTACTCTATAGAGGTACTTGGGGGGATAAACAATTGCCAGCCAAAGATCCAAGACAGAAATGGTGTCCTGCTCAATGGAGATATATTGATGGTCCTATCGGTCCTCTCTTTAAGAATTTACAAAGACAATCTCTTTGTCAAAGTATTAAATCTTGGAAACCATTCAATCATGGATGTCCAGCGAGAAGATATTTGAAACGAGGCAACGGGTTAACTGCAGAAAGAAACGATTTGATTGGTGATAATTGTGGGGTCCTActttataatattagaCCAAAATGGTTAAGAAGTATATTAAGGTTTGTCACATGGAGGGGCGTTCTTTGTAATATAATGGAATATTCTACGGGTTAA
- the TBLA0C04560 gene encoding SKN1/KRE6 family beta-glucan synthesis-associated protein (similar to Saccharomyces cerevisiae SKN1 (YGR143W) and KRE6 (YPR159W); ancestral locus Anc_3.508), producing the protein MSSRRQLTNDGFSNPHRYHDNEDEVENIFATPQQPAAQGQTPIQNPFIGSDEEYDSYSGNYQNEDDLSETSLMHNNRNIINGSKPVVQHIYHDNDDEGDSRMSSNVQDYQGYYSRSNLNLLDSDKEYLNTNAIARNNSSYLNLESTKTPNLQGKSALVVDASNNNGVTNNDILSPPEFDRYPLISNSKSSQNLANGYYNGNSSSIFPTSATFGGNSPMLGSTSDISSLNGNNNEHDFSPFGGYPASSFPLLIEENEDDDYLHNPDPEEEAKLDKHRLADDIRSMDRRAAGGCVGLLFLLIAAVCIFVVLPALTFTGVVNRPTNIPSNSTYAHGKQEYLTDYEYPQLAAIRTELVDPDTPKNARSRKARDGSYWGLVFSDEFNAEGRTFYDGDDQYWTAPDIHYDATKDLEWYSPDASITRNGTLQLRMDAYKNHDLYYRSGMVQSWNKLCFTQGAIEISANLANYGRVTGLWPGLWTMGNLARPGFLASTEGVWPYAYDSCDAGITPNQSSPDGISYLPGQRLSVCTCDGEDHPNQGTGRGAPEIDIIEGEADTTLGVGIASQSMQIAPFDIWYIPDYDFVEIYNFTVTTMNTYCGGPFQQAVSAVSTLNTTWYQFGPQAGYYQKYAIELLNDDEEGYCRWFVGDNPTFTIHAKALHPNGNIGWRRISKEPMSIIMNLGISNNWAYIDWQSIYFPVTMSIDYVRIYQPNNSVSITCDPKDYPTYDYIQDHIVAYTNPNLTSWSSTGFEMPKNILTGNCKSSKYSLDSGSS; encoded by the coding sequence ATGTCATCAAGAAGACAACTGACAAATGATGGATTTTCCAATCCTCATAGATATCACGATAATGAAGACGAAGTAGAAAACATTTTTGCTACTCCACAACAACCTGCAGCTCAAGGCCAAACTCCTATCCAAAATCCATTCATCGGAAGCGATGAAGAATATGATTCATACTCTGGGAACTATcaaaatgaagatgatcTGAGTGAAACTTCATTAATGCATAATAATCGTAACATAATTAATGGTTCTAAACCTGTAGTACAACATATATATCacgataatgatgatgaaggtGATAGCAGAATGAGCTCGAATGTTCAAGATTATCAAGGTTATTATTCAAGAAGTAATCTGAATCTATTGGACTCagataaagaatatttaaatacaaaCGCCATAGCTAGAAATAATTCAAGTTATTTGAATCTTGAATCTACAAAGACTCCAAATTTACAAGGGAAATCAGCTCTTGTAGTGGATGcttccaataataatggtgTCACCAACAACGATATTTTATCCCCACCAGAATTTGATAGATACCCTCTGATTAGtaattctaaatcatcCCAAAATCTTGCCAATGGTTATTATAATGgtaattcatcatctatTTTTCCCACAAGTGCTACATTTGGAGGAAATTCTCCAATGTTAGGTTCTACATCTgatatttcttcattaaatggtaataataatgagcACGATTTTTCACCTTTTGGTGGTTACCCAGCTTCATCTTTCCCGTTATTgattgaagaaaatgaagatgatgattaCTTGCATAACCCAGATCCAGAAGAAGAAGCCAAATTAGATAAACATAGACTGGCTGATGATATTAGAAGTATGGATAGAAGAGCGGCTGGTGGTTGTGttggtttattatttttattaattgctGCTGTTTGTATATTTGTTGTGTTACCTGCATTAACTTTTACAGGTGTTGTTAATCGTCCAACAAATATTCCAAGCAATTCAACTTATGCACATGGTAAACAAGAATATTTGACTGATTATGAATATCCACAATTAGCTGCTATTAGAACTGAATTAGTAGACCCTGATACTCCCAAAAATGCTAGATCAAGAAAGGCAAGGGATGGGTCATATTGGGGATTGGTATTTTCTGATGAATTCAATGCTGAAGGTAGAACTTTCTATGATGGTGATGATCAATATTGGACTGCACCAGATATTCATTATGATGCTACTAAGGATTTGGAATGGTATTCACCAGACGCTTCTATTACAAGAAATGGTACTTTACAATTAAGAATGGATGCCTATAAAAATCACGATTTGTATTATAGATCAGGTATGGTACAAAGTTGGAATAAGTTATGTTTTACTCAAGGTGCCATTGAAATTTCTGCTAATTTAGCTAATTATGGTCGTGTTACTGGGTTATGGCCTGGTTTATGGACAATGGGTAATTTAGCAAGACCAGGTTTTCTAGCTTCCACTGAAGGTGTTTGGCCATATGCTTATGATTCATGTGATGCAGGTATTACACCAAATCAAAGTTCTCCAGATGGTATCTCATATTTACCTGGTCAAAGATTAAGTGTATGTACATGTGATGGTGAAGATCATCCAAATCAAGGTACAGGTAGAGGTGCTCCtgaaattgatattattgaagGTGAAGCTGATACTACTTTAGGTGTTGGTATTGCATCTCAATCAATGCAAATCGCACCATTCGATATTTGGTATATTCCAGATTATGATTttgttgaaatttataattttactGTAACCACAATGAACACATACTGTGGTGGACCTTTTCAACAAGCCGTTTCTGCCGTATCTACATTAAATACCACATGGTATCAATTTGGTCCTCAAGCTggttattatcaaaaatacgccattgaattattgaatGATGACGAAGAAGGTTATTGCCGTTGGTTTGTTGGTGATAATCCAACATTTACAATTCATGCCAAGGCATTACATCCTAATGGTAATATTGGTTGGAGAAGAATTTCTAAAGAACCAATGTCAATTATTATGAATTTAGgtatttctaataattggGCTTATATTGATTGGCAATCTATTTATTTCCCTGTCACAATGTCAATTGATTATGTTAGAATTTATCAACCAAATAACTCTGTATCTATAACATGTGATCCAAAGGATTATCCAACTTATGATTATATTCAAGATCATATAGTGGCATATACTAATCCAAATCTAACAAGTTGGAGTAGTACTGGTTTTGAAATGCccaagaatattttaactGGTAATTGCAAGagttcaaaatattctttagaTAGTGGTAGTAGTTGA
- the TBLA0C04550 gene encoding uncharacterized protein (similar to Saccharomyces cerevisiae BTN2 (YGR142W) and YPR158W; ancestral locus Anc_3.506) codes for MKFVKHVCKGKQTRLAAYQEKKRLEQERLAAIEEAKRLAAIEEEKQALEQARLDLLEKELKERIEQKRVEQERYKAQQLIKQYEEEQAAIQKLKEEEERKILLQLEKEAQLKQQRLRQQRQEQEQEQYRIQQKAQKKIKKTYNDMIDRQTQQHIATLNAMKEAQRLEQERVQAQRLQEKEDEERKRLREYVLQKRREFKEEQEKYQANSPKSPKYENRFQSPVLEDVDDEEVDRYRKSLDRSPRGSSIIEDL; via the coding sequence ATGAAGTTCGTCAAGCACGTCTGCAAAGGAAAACAAACCCGTTTAGCAGCATACCAAGAAAAGAAGAGATTGGAACAGGAAAGATTAGCTGCTATTGAAGAAGCAAAAAGATTAGCTgctattgaagaagaaaaacaaGCACTTGAACAAGCAAGATTAGATCTTCTTGAAAAAGAACTTAAGGAAAGGATTGAACAAAAAAGAGTTGAACAAGAACGTTATAAAGCACAACAATTGATAAAACAGtatgaagaagaacaagCTGCTATTCAAAAACtcaaagaagaagaggagAGAAAAATACTTTTACAATTGGAAAAGGAAGCCCAATTAAAGCAACAAAGGTTAAGACAGCAACGTCAAGAACAAGAACAAGAGCAATACCGTATTCAACAAAAAGctcaaaagaaaataaaaaagactTATAATGATATGATCGATCGTCAAACTCAACAACATATTGCAACTTTAAATGCAATGAAAGAAGCACAAAGATTGGAACAAGAAAGAGTCCAAGCTCAAAGACtacaagaaaaagaagatgaagaaaggAAAAGATTAAGAGAATATGttttacaaaaaagaagagaattcaaagaagaacaagaaaaatatcaagCAAACTCTCCAAAGTCCCCCAAGTATGAAAATAGATTCCAATCTCCTGTACTAGAAGATGtagatgatgaagaggTAGATCGTTATAGAAAATCCTTGGATAGATCTCCAAGGGGCAGTTCTATCATTGAAGacttataa
- the CAF130 gene encoding CCR4-NOT core subunit CAF130 (similar to Saccharomyces cerevisiae CAF130 (YGR134W); ancestral locus Anc_3.497), protein MNSFKKLSDLRDSLPIDYKPNIQLLETLIDYAKPDSEYLDSLLFESLILALFTTNCGLSVLNIISTLKSFTNDKQKKNNLVPTTATAAVDSKHNKDENLDTTVIRNATATRNIIAKPNILKKQAHHPKLLEKWRNDKITLLKFTKFILKNSNFPLNYNAFFDPVMKLPLEFLLLNDRFCSNDNNATSQKLFSIYNNTLLMDKNYNLLLDYLHVSTPLLISLLHTNLDPLLFNNIISSYNKSFELTNDNKCLWYDFIDSKDTTNFGTITNCIDIINNFLEIFDMHKNFTLNAEISNSLFNISSSSTTKSNMHNENEGADLNLLMDENSMGEHTLSFNLFENNINHGILHPDLMAHISKRHDILAKILNVGDNDKYYNSPLLHLQFKLLCALVDPLTQPTPNHKNIISIDLLFQLFLGFLKPELDRYSSAEDGTNWKFLVCFNMEKIINSVMKKLNCVDFNTLNSINNSDESVHWRTQLHKWLPRGFNTQDLELLYMVNILATYTIYKLNEDLPIQLNPFLSSMVSHWKNLSCTILLGLEIDRLEEENETFDTPLIVRATVRSSTALRSIIATILNEHVNAFAHDFKHESLNTFMSPYGRKLCNGALYTDFRSHASTILALTGDLEHVTQLISDLQPGDRFDEDVKYMFEFEDYNTLPNVLGGEDDETSTDTLKNREMLKEIHNGNFIPDNEENDEREIRNYLEQKLREMNCHRRCNCIFSDDEIKDTSISDKNYMGNSSSNGIESRIALLLNNNSSRKGGNGTNSEDDEDVIRKNIENLTKDQLSSTEMESLRVTGFNKPHAVRTSNLNNNPSSVNNKNNQNIFDFDYNGKDWRDTPRGMNLYYNLNYEFIEKPNLDLVFQLTLKATNMKLDKDDSNLLLRLVASSVKNEQDRIIFSDNQVSKEVKEIMEQNEDGVENEKLPHNKNRIENGNEKEIITEITPDDIYEIWCEESAFERMMQLNYEVTFRLMDEMLMCYGYRRVLIWFITHLELSHSVIHYIFELVMGFRGTSEENGATEDKHTNTKGNVNELENKNENELVNMLLNDYSKIFDLQLPFSRQGNIELSEIERKMLIQEFLTNAAIHFNERNNLKHNPNSNDNSNSNEDNINKDEDEDEISLYSIGLMRLICFMIQAFLDNNKLKIEVDDSIFELQTLLMNWITIIPEAKKLFFQIKDIISNNQIDNNNFNNNLILDLDQDNNTIENQTSKDNNDKMDESSKVDSNSSFNKKLIELFPKMSHTNKEENTAIDTLKNYLKKFRFHQEVPIIGRKVIYEDGKILKIPINIIDEYNQWNDQIYDYNDTASDVEM, encoded by the coding sequence TAAACCTGACTCCGAATATTTagattctttattatttgaatcacTTATTTTAGCATTGTTTACCACCAACTGTGGTTTATCTgtgttaaatattatatctaCTCTAAAATCTTTTACAAATGATaagcaaaaaaagaataatctAGTTCCAACCACTGCTACTGCCGCTGTCGATAGCAAACAcaataaagatgaaaatttgGACACTACAGTTATTAGGAATGCTACTGCTACACGTAATATTATAGCTAAACCAAATATCTTAAAAAAACAGGCTCATCATCCAAAGCTACTAGAGAAATGGagaaatgataaaataacTTTATTGAAGTTTaccaaatttattttaaaaaattcaaatttccCATTAAATTACAATGCGTTTTTTGATCCTGTCATGAAATTAccattagaatttttattgcTAAACGATAGATTTTGTTCAAACGATAATAATGCTACCAgccaaaaattattttcaatttataataatacattaCTGATGgataaaaattacaatttattGTTAGACTACTTACATGTATCTACACCATTATTAATCTCATTATTACACACAAACCTTGATCCACTCTTATTTAATAACATTATTTCAAGTTACAATAAATCATTCGAGCTAACTAATGACAATAAATGTTTATGGTATGATTTTATCGATTCTAAAGATACAACTAATTTTGGTACAATCACAAATTGTATTGACATtatcaacaattttttggaaatatttgatatgCATAAAAATTTTACCTTAAATGCAGAgatttctaattctttgtTTAATATATCATCGTCATCCACAACGAAGTCAAACATgcataatgaaaatgaggGAGCAGATTTAAACCTTTTAATGGATGAAAATTCAATGGGAGAGCATACTCTTTCCTTCAATTTGTTTGAAAACAATATTAATCATGGTATACTTCATCCTGATTTAATGGCACACATTTCCAAGAGACATGACATTTTAgcaaaaattttgaatgtTGGAGAcaatgataaatattataattctCCATTATTACATTTACAATTTAAATTACTCTGTGCCTTAGTGGATCCCTTGACACAACCTACGCCAAAccataaaaatattatatcaatTGACTTATTATTTCAGCTATTCCTAGGTTTTCTTAAACCTGAATTAGATAGGTATTCTTCTGCAGAGGATGGTACAAATTGGAAATTCTTAGTGTGTTTTAAtatggaaaaaattattaattcagtaatgaagaaattaaattgtgttgattttaatactttaaaCTCCATCAATAATAGTGATGAATCCGTTCATTGGAGAACGCAACTTCATAAATGGTTACCACGAGGCTTTAATACTCAAgatttggaattattatatatggTTAATATTTTGGCTACATATACAATAtacaaattaaatgaagatttaCCAATCCAACTAAATccatttttatcttcaatGGTATCTCACTGGAAGAACTTATCATGTACTATCTTATTAGGCCTTGAAATTGATCgattagaagaagaaaatgaaactTTTGATACTCCGTTAATTGTGCGAGCAACGGTTCGTAGCTCAACTGCATTAAGATCAATTATTGCCactattttaaatgaacATGTCAATGCCTTTGCTCATGATTTTAAACATGAATCATTGAACACATTTATGTCACCTTATGGTAGAAAACTGTGCAATGGTGCACTTTATACAGATTTTAGATCGCATGCCTCTACGATTTTAGCATTAACTGGAGATCTAGAGCACGTCACGCAACTAATTTCAGATTTACAGCCAGGTGATCGATTTGATGAAGACGTTAAGTATatgtttgaatttgaagattaTAATACATTGCCCAATGTTTTGGGTGGAGAGGATGATGAGACATCTACAGATACCCTTAAAAATAGAGAAATGCTGAAGGAGATACATAACGGTAATTTTATACcagataatgaagaaaatgatgaaagagaaattagaaattatttGGAACAAAAATTACGTGAGATGAATTGCCATAGGAGATGTAATTGTATATTTAGCGACgatgaaattaaagatacATCGATTTCTGATAAGAATTACATGGGTAATAGTAGTAGTAATGGCATAGAATCAAGGATAGCATTActattgaataataactCTTCTAGAAAGGGAGGTAATGGAACAAATtcagaagatgatgaagatgtaATTAGGAAAAATATTGAGAATTTAACAAAGGATCAACTTTCTTCAACTGAAATGGAGTCTTTACGTGTTACTGGTTTCAATAAACCACATGCAGTTAGGACaagtaatttaaataataatccatCTTCAGTtaataacaaaaacaatcagaatatatttgattttgattataaTGGTAAAGATTGGAGAGATACCCCTCGCGGGATGAATTTATATtacaatttgaattatgaatttattgaaaagcCTAATCTTGATCTTGTTTTCCAATTAACGTTAAAAGCAACAAATATGAAGTTAGATAAAGATGATTCCAATTTATTACTAAGATTAGTTGCATCATCCGTTAAGAATGAGCAAGAtcgaattattttttcagaTAATCAAGTTAGTAAAGAAGTGAAAGAAATTATGGAACAAAATGAAGACGGagttgaaaatgaaaaattaccTCACAATAAAAACAGGATAGAAAATGgtaatgaaaaagaaattatcaCTGAGATTACACCAGATGatatatatgaaatatGGTGTGAAGAATCTGCATTTGAAAGAATGATGCAATTGAATTATGAAGTTACTTTTCGATTAATGGATGAAATGCTTATGTGTTATGGATATAGAAGGGTGTTAATTTGGTTTATCACTCATTTAGAATTGAGCCATTCAGTAATTCactatatatttgaattagtaATGGGGTTTCGTGGTACATCTGAAGAAAATGGTGCTACAGAAGATAAACATACCAATACTAAGGGCAATGTGAATGAGCTTgagaataaaaatgaaaatgagtTAGTTAATATGTTATTAAATGactattcaaaaatatttgatttacaATTGCCATTTTCTAGACAAggaaatattgaattatcaGAAATTGAGAGAAAAATGttaattcaagaatttCTAACCAATGCAGCCATCCATTTCAATGAAAggaataatttaaaacataaTCCGAATAGTAATGACAATAGCAATTCAAATGAAGACAACATAAATAaggatgaagatgaagatgaaatttcattatattcTATTGGGTTAATGCGATTAATATGTTTTATGATCCAAGCATttcttgataataataaattaaagattgAAGTTGATGATagtatatttgaattacaaacgttattaatgaattggATAACAATTATACCTGAAGccaagaaattatttttccaaattaaagatattatatcaaataaccaaatagataataataattttaataataacttgaTATTAGATCTCGATCAAGACAATAATACTATTGAAAATCAAACCTCCAAAGACAACAATGATAAAATGGACGAGAGTTCCAAGGTtgattctaattcttcatttaacaaaaaattgattgaattaTTCCCCAAGATGTCGCATactaataaagaagaaaatactGCTATTGATACATTAAAGAactatttgaaaaaattccGATTTCATCAAGAAGTTCCAATCATTGGACGTAAAGTAATCTACGAGGATGGTAAGATTCTTAAGATTCCTATCAATATCATCGATGAATATAATCAATGGAATGATCAAATATATGATTACAATGATACAGCTAGCGATGTCGAGATGTAA
- the MAY24 gene encoding May24p (similar to Saccharomyces cerevisiae YPR153W; ancestral locus Anc_3.500), whose translation MKSFITNNDIPVGYVTPPFPSLYWPINNQKYNTSFLYDTTDIWKFSIYWCVILNECFYGVTGTIAGVSHRGKIGCIWIIFIYLFCGAVQGMVAGTIMGYMISAIYTSGLFEMSTWIPFCCAVVQILFDVVQSFPISNLTM comes from the coding sequence ATGAAATcttttattacaaataatgatattccTGTTGGATACGTGACACCACCATTCCCATCATTATATTGGCCAATCAATAATCAGAAATATAATACATCATTTCTTTATGATACGACAgatatttggaaattttcCATCTATTGGTGTgttatattaaatgaatGCTTTTACGGCGTAACAGGAACCATTGCTGGTGTATCTCATCGAGGTAAAATTGGTTGTATATGGATAATTTTCATCTATTTGTTCTGTGGAGCAGTTCAAGGTATGGTTGCCGGAACCATTATGGGATATATGATAAGTGCTATATATACGTCTGGGTTATTTGAGATGTCTACATGGATTCCATTCTGCTGTGCTGTTgttcaaatattatttgatgttGTACAAAGCTTTCCAATTAGTAATTTGACAATGTAA